A region of Culicoides brevitarsis isolate CSIRO-B50_1 chromosome 1, AGI_CSIRO_Cbre_v1, whole genome shotgun sequence DNA encodes the following proteins:
- the LOC134837373 gene encoding uncharacterized protein LOC134837373, translating into MQRIFLFVLLIAYSHCAPYQDDLLVRVARSPYGSGGSLSGSAANAGASASTLTAGGGGHGGIGGGLSGSSANAGASSQSLTSGGGLGHGGGLSGSAANAGASSQTLTSGGGIGHGGIGGGIGHGGAVGGHGGGLSGSAANAGASSQTLTSGGGIGHGGIGGGIGHGGAVGGHGGGLSGSAANAGASSQTLASGGGIGGGIGHGGIGGGIGHGGAVGGHGGGLSGSAANAGASSQTLASGGGIGHGGIGGGIGHGGIGGGYHGGHGGVGGGIGHGGHGAGFSGSAANAGASSQTLASGGGIGGGLGHGGIGGGFGHGGIGHGGIGGGFGGSSANAGASASSLASGGGLGHGGLGGGFGGANVRF; encoded by the exons atgcaaagaatATTCTTGTTTGTGCTTTTGATAGCGTACAGTCATTGTGCTCCTTATCAAG ATGATTTGTTAGTTCGTGTCGCAAGAAGTCCTTATGGATCAGGAGGCAGTTTATCGGGATCAGCAGCAAat GCTGGAGCAAGTGCTTCTACATTAACCGCTGGAGGCGGTGGTCATGGAGGAATTGGCGGAGGATTATCAGGATCTTCAgctaat GCTGGTGCAAGCAGTCAATCATTGACTTCTGGAGGAGGCCTTGGACATGGCGGAGGTTTGTCAGGATCTGCtgcaaat gCTGGAGCAAGTTCTCAAACATTAACTTCCGGAGGAGGAATCGGTCATGGAGGTATTGGCGGAGGAATTGGTCATGGAGGTGCTGTCGGAGGACACGGAGGAGGCTTGTCTGGATCCGCAgctaat GCTGGAGCAAGTTCTCAAACGTTAACTTCCGGAGGAGGAATCGGTCATGGAGGTATTGGCGGAGGAATTGGTCATGGAGGTGCTGTCGGAGGACACGGAGGAGGCTTATCTGGATCCGCAgctaat GCTGGAGCAAGTTCTCAAACGTTAGCTTCCGGAGGAGGTATCGGCGGAGGAATTGGTCACGGAGGTATTGGCGGAGGAATCGGTCATGGAGGTGCTGTCGGAGGACACGGAGGAGGCTTATCTGGATCCGCAGCTAAT gCTGGAGCAAGTTCTCAAACGTTAGCTTCCGGAGGAGGTATTGGTCATGGAGGCATTGGCGGCGGAATTGGCCATGGAGGTATCGGCGGAGGATATCACGGAGGTCATGGAGGTGTTGGCGGAGGAATCGGTCATGGAGGACATGGAGCTGGATTTTCTGGATCCGCAGCTAAT gctGGAGCAAGTAGTCAAACATTAGCTTCCGGAGGAGGTATTGGCGGAGGCCTTGGTCATGGAGGAATCGGAGGAGGATTCGGCCATGGAGGAATTGGTCACGGAGGAATCGGCGGAGGATTTGGAGGATCCAGTGCAAAT gcTGGTGCTTCTGCATCATCTTTGGCTTCCGGAGGTGGTTTAGGACATGGAGGATTAGGAGGCGGCTTCGGTGGAGCAAATGtacgtttttaa